From Leptospira meyeri:
CGCCTACCTGGCGTTCTGCGACCTCCTATTGCCGCACATATTCCAAGAGAAGAAGGGCCACCTGTGCTTCTGTTAGATGCCGGTGCCAATGTGGATTGTAAACCAGAGTATTTGGCACAGTTCGCAGTGATGGGTGAAATCTATTCCCGTGAACTTTTTGGAATTCAAGATCCTAAAGTTGGAATCCTTTCCAATGGGGAAGAAGACAAAAAGGGAAATACTGTTTCTGTCAAAACCTTTGATCTCTTAAAAAAAATCCCTTTTAACTTTGTAGGAAACGTAGAAGGTCGCGATCTTTATGGTGGTGGTCGTGAAGTAGATGTTGTCGTTTGCGATGGGTTTATTGGGAACATTGTTCTGAAAGCCACGGAAGGTCTTGCGAAATCTATATTCAATGTTTTAAGAAATTCCATCAGACAATCTAGCCTTGCGCAAACGGGTGCCTTACTTTTAAAATCAACATTTAACGCAGTGAAAAAACGTTTAGACTATGCGGAATATGGTGGTGCTCTTCTACTAGGGGTGGAAGGGATTTGTATGATTGGGCATGGATCTTCCAATGCATTGGCAGTCAAAAATGCCGTGCGTGTCATCGCTGAGTGCGCCAAACATGGAATCAACGATAGAATCCGAGCAAGACTCGGTGAATACAAAACAATACTGGGTGATTCTACTTAAATCACATTAGGATTCATTTAAATTGATTTAGTTTAGAAAATGTTTTTAGGAATTAGAAAAAAAGAGGAAAAACCAAATGATTAGTTTATCAGGAAAAACGGCCATCGTGACAGGTGGAGCAAGAGGGATTGGA
This genomic window contains:
- the plsX gene encoding phosphate acyltransferase PlsX; protein product: MWVAVDAMSGDYGPEGIVEGAVLAVREFGLSVYLVGDEQELLDILLKFDYDTEKVRVIHSTEIIGMNDSPSIAVRAMEDSSVVKAVRLVADKECIGVFSPGNTGATMAAALLHLGRLPGVLRPPIAAHIPREEGPPVLLLDAGANVDCKPEYLAQFAVMGEIYSRELFGIQDPKVGILSNGEEDKKGNTVSVKTFDLLKKIPFNFVGNVEGRDLYGGGREVDVVVCDGFIGNIVLKATEGLAKSIFNVLRNSIRQSSLAQTGALLLKSTFNAVKKRLDYAEYGGALLLGVEGICMIGHGSSNALAVKNAVRVIAECAKHGINDRIRARLGEYKTILGDST